Genomic window (Acidobacteriota bacterium):
TTCCGTCCGAGCTCGGTGCCCCGGGTTACATGCTCCCGCAATAGGTCTCCGGTGGAGACTTGCGGGATGCCGTAATGGCTCACGATTCTTTTGGCCTGTGTTCCTTTACCGGCTCCCGGAGGACCCAGCAAAATTATCGGCCCGATCTTTGGTGTGCTAGCGTTGGCCATTCAAAATGGCCCCTTTAGTCGTATTTCCTCTCGCGGAGGGACCGCACACCCGCGCCCACAGAACTGTCGTGCCGGTTTTTACCGGCTCTCAATCTCCTACCAGGTTCGGCGTCCGCGCAAACGGCCACTCTTCGGAGTAAATCCGTCATAGTGCCGCATGATCAGTTGCGCCTCAATCTGTGTAACCGTGTCCATGGCGACTCCCACCACGATCAATGTCGAAGTGCCGCCAAAATAGAAATTCACGCCCAAGCCGTTCAGCAGCCAGGTCGGAAGATTTTCCAGGTATCGCCCCACCAGCCACAAGTGATTCAACTTGATGCCGGTAATCATCCACTCGGGAATCAGCGAGATGATGACGAGGTAGAGCGCGCCGATAATCGTAATCCGCGTGAGCACGTCGTTGATGTAGTCCGCGGTGCGCTTACCTGGCCGGATGCCGGGAATAAACCCGCCGTACTTCCGCATATTGTCGGCAACCTCGTTCGGATTGAACACGATCGAGATGTAGAAGTAGGCAAAGAAGATGATTCCCAGCGCGTAGAGCGTGGCATACAACGGCTCTCCCCAGCGCAGGGCGTCGAGCATCGGACCAATCACTTTATTGTTGTGAAATGGAGTGCCTAACATCTGCGGCAATGCGAGGATCGACGACGCGAAGATGACCGGCATGACGCCGCCCGCGTTGACACGCAGCGGCAAGTGCGTGGACTGCCCGCCCATGACTTTGCGCCCAACCACGCGCTTGGCGTACTGCACCGGAATCCGGCGCTCGCTGCGTTCGACGTAAACAATGAACGCCACCACGGCGACCATCAAAACCAGCAGCATGATGATGGCTGGGAATGTAAACGCTCCCCAGGCGTCGTTTTTCGCTTTTTCGTAGAGATCGATGATGCCGCGCGGCAATCCGGTCACGATGCCGGCAAAGATCAGCAACGACATGCCGTTACCGATTCCGCGCTCCGTGATCTGCTCGCCCAGCCACATGATGAATGCCGAACCAGTTGTGAGGGTCAGCATGGTCATCAGGATGAAACCAGGGCCGGGATTCGTAACGAAGTCGCCTGCTTTTTCCAGGCTGATAGCAATACCAAAAGATTGCACCGCGCTCAGGATCACCGTCACATAGCGTGTCCACTGGGTGATCTTCTTGCGGCCCATCTCACCTTCTTTTTGCAGCTTGGCCAGCGGCTCGTAAACCACGGTCAACAACTGAAGGATGATGGACGCCGT
Coding sequences:
- the secY gene encoding preprotein translocase subunit SecY, which produces MLEKLANIFRVPDLRKRVLFTLGILAVYRLGGHVPTPGINGERLAQFFEQNRGTVLGFVDLFSGGNLRRLTIFALGIMPYITASIILQLLTVVYEPLAKLQKEGEMGRKKITQWTRYVTVILSAVQSFGIAISLEKAGDFVTNPGPGFILMTMLTLTTGSAFIMWLGEQITERGIGNGMSLLIFAGIVTGLPRGIIDLYEKAKNDAWGAFTFPAIIMLLVLMVAVVAFIVYVERSERRIPVQYAKRVVGRKVMGGQSTHLPLRVNAGGVMPVIFASSILALPQMLGTPFHNNKVIGPMLDALRWGEPLYATLYALGIIFFAYFYISIVFNPNEVADNMRKYGGFIPGIRPGKRTADYINDVLTRITIIGALYLVIISLIPEWMITGIKLNHLWLVGRYLENLPTWLLNGLGVNFYFGGTSTLIVVGVAMDTVTQIEAQLIMRHYDGFTPKSGRLRGRRTW